One segment of Carya illinoinensis cultivar Pawnee chromosome 1, C.illinoinensisPawnee_v1, whole genome shotgun sequence DNA contains the following:
- the LOC122304806 gene encoding protein NONRESPONDING TO OXYLIPINS 2, mitochondrial-like yields the protein MAWRSGSLSRSLLSTVRSSPIRRSSSSSSSLPGLLRPPVPPRPHRRPVFSTARTMAGEMGSIQLLVPLHSLAVARLTSHISIQARAFCELSQGT from the exons ATGGCTTGGCGCTCCGGATCCCTTTCGAGATCTCTGCTCTCTACCGTCAGATCCTCCCCAATCCGACGCTCATCCTCCTCTTCATCATCCCTACCCGGTCTCCTCCGTCCTCCGGTTCCACCTCGGCCACACCGCCGCCCAGTCTTCTCCACTGCCAG GACCATGGCGGGAGAGATGGGGAGCATTCAATTGCTGGTGCCGCTGCACAGTCTCGCCGTCGCTCGTCTCACTTCACACATTTCCATCCAGGCGCGCGCTTTCTGCGAGTTGTCTCAGG GTACTTGA